The Arachis hypogaea cultivar Tifrunner chromosome 14, arahy.Tifrunner.gnm2.J5K5, whole genome shotgun sequence genome has a segment encoding these proteins:
- the LOC112743340 gene encoding uncharacterized protein, which translates to MKFTLPLTLKPYDGLGDPKKFLKKFRSIMIVNGASDTVLCRCFPNYLDGSALNWLCGLPAGSISRFQQLAKLFEDHFAGSAIYLHTIKQGQNESLKDYMTHFTKVAISIPDLHPEVHLHAIKSGLRPGKFQETIAVAKPKILAGFREKAKGQIDIEELRQARKSDKTYYRDKDKAQNSKKNFKLTPRFDSYTQFNTKREDIIKEILNSKLIKPPRKASTYQDTKNVDKSKYCAFHQKHGHTTDDCVVAKDLLEVGTVSSARPP; encoded by the coding sequence ATGAAGTTCACCCTACCACTGACCCTCAAACCTTATGATGGGCTCGGAGATCCAAAAAAGTTTCTCAAAAAATTCCGATCAATAATGATCGTTAACGGTGCATCTGATACTGTTTTATGCCGTTGTTTTCCGAATTATTTAGACGGTTCTGCACTTAATTGGCTTTGTGGTTTACCTGCAGGTTCAATCTCACGATTCCAACAGCTGGCCAAGCTATTTGAGGACCACTTCGCCGGATCTGCAATTTATCTGCATACAATCAAGCAGGGCCAAAACGAGAGCTTGAAAGACTATATGACTCACTTCACGAAAGTCGCTATCAGCATACCCGACCTCCATCCTGAGGTCCATCTACACGCCATCAAAAGCGGACTCCGACCTGGGAAGTTCCAAGAGACCATCGCGGTTGCCAAGCCAAAAATCCTTGCCGGGTTCCGCGAGAAAGCCAAAGGCCAAattgatattgaggagctcaGACAAGCTCGGAAGTCCGACAAAACATATTATAGAGACAAAGATAAGGCGCAGAACagtaagaaaaattttaaactaaccCCTCGATTTGATTCTTACACGCAGTTCAATACCAAGCGAGAGGACATTATCAAAGAGATCCTGAACTCAAAGCTGATCAAGCCACCAAGGAAGGCCAGTACTTACCAAGATACTAAGAACGTGGACAAGTCTAAATACTGTGCTTTTCACCAGAAGCACGGCCACACTACTGATGACTGTGTGGTGGCAAAAGACCTCTTGGAAGTTGGAACGGTTAGCTCGGCAAGGCCACCTTGA
- the LOC112744505 gene encoding cysteine proteinase inhibitor-like: protein MATLGGNRVVEGSQNSIEIQNLARFALEEHNKNSNSSLELVRVISAKEQVVAGSIYEITMEAKDGDEKKQVYEAKVLVKPWLNFKELQEFKLVIDDDNENDNDNAASVSRALI from the exons ATGGCTACACTAGGTGGCAATCGTGTGGTTGAAGGAAGCCAGAACAGCATTGAGATCCAGAACCTTGCTCGCTTTGCTCTTGAAGAACATAACAAAAAttcg aattcaagcttggagcTTGTGAGGGTGATAAGTGCAAAGGAGCAAGTAGTTGCTGGAAGCATATATGAAATAACTATGGAGGCAAAAGATGGTGATGAGAAGAAACAAGTTTATGAAGCCAAAGTGTTGGTGAAGCCATGGTTGAACTTCAAGGAGCTCCAAGAGTTCAAGCTTgttattgatgatgataatgaaaatgataatgataatgctGCTTCAGTGTCTAGAGCACTTATCTAG
- the LOC140178773 gene encoding uncharacterized protein, which yields MTFSRYGRGYKKVPKTSIFFTLLNGTLYRRGFTRPLLKCLTKDEADIALSEAHENLKVRQHFASIEHPQTNGLAEAANKVILYALKKKLDDAKRFWAELIPKILWGYNTTPQSSTKETPFRLVYVSEAMIPLEISQTFIRTQLGHQDETQRAELDIIEEIRDTRHTKQ from the exons ATGACCTTTTCTAG ATATGGTCGAGGATACAAAAAGGTTCCAAAGACAAGCATCTTTTTCACATTACTCAACGGAACTTTGTATAGGCGAGGATTTACTCGCCCATTACTAAAATGCCTTACCAAAGATGAAGCTGATATAGCATTGTCAGAAGCACATGAG AACCTTAAAGTCAGACAACATTTCGCCTCCATTGAACACCCTCAAACAAACGGATtggcagaggctgcaaataaggTCATATTGTATGCACTCAAGAAGAAGTTAGATGATGCTAAAAGATTCTGGGCCGAGCTAATACCTAAAATCCTTTGGGGATATAATACCACCCCACAATCCTCAACAAAGGAGACGCCATTCCGACTTGTATATGTTTCTGAGGCTATGATACCTTTAGAGATCTCCCAAACTTTCATCAGAACTCAACTCGGTCACCAAGATGAAACTCAGCGAGCCGAGTTAGATATCATCGAAGAAATAAGGGACACGCGGCACACCAAACAATAG